GCCTGGACTCCAGTTCCAACTTCCTCACTTACAAGCTCTGAACCTCTGTTTCTCATTCgtaaaatgaagataacagtGTCAGCTTTCTAGTTTTTGTGAAGGTTACCTCAGATGATACTAGGGGTTCTCTCCTTGACTAGATCATTCAACTCGGCTCTTCATTATTTCAAGGGCATCGTGTTTGCTTGGACCACTGCCCTTTTCTGAGGATGTTCTTCATTCTCGTCAGTCATTCCTTTCCCTCCTTCAAAACTGACTTTTTCCAAGATATCTCACTTACAGCctatcacttctttctttctttttttttaatgaaaaaaattttttctattacagttggaattcaatattatattaatttcaggtgtacagcatcatTTCTTAATTCCATATTCTTCTAGACCAAGTTCATATAGTTCATTAACCTATCTAGTTTGTAATATGTTATTCTGTACTTTTTAATGAGTAGCATTCATGGCTTTGTAACTGccttttattttcatgatttatCTTTAGGTTTAAATAGTGAACGCCTGAAGAATAACAACTGTGTCTTCTACTTTTCCGTTTGCATTTTCTATCCTTATCTACCTATTATACTAGTGGGCACAAAGTAGATGCTCCCTAACAGACAGAAGCAGGGCCTTCTAATCCCCACTACCGTCTTGGGGCGCACGTATTAGTATTCCCCTCTGGACAGGTAACAGGAATCAGAGGACAGAGGTTTCCACTAGTGGACCCAGCAGAGACTAAAAATGAATTACACAAAAGATTTGTACTTTACAGTGTGTATTTTAACCCTCTCAACAACCCTAAGAGGTGGGCGATATtttcactttatagatgagaaaactacaATTTAGAGAAGTCAAGTGAGTTGGCCACGAGCGTACAGGTTGAAGGTGTCAAAGACAGTGTTCACGCACAGATCTGCCACCTCCAGGCCTAGTGCTCCCTCCGCTCGCCGGAGCTGCTGTGCACTGAGTCACTGCAGGATATTTGACTAACCGCGTTCTTGAAACTTGTTTGGTTGTGGCTCAGGACCCATGGATTTAGAGCAGGATTGATCTGGTCAAGTGGCTGGATTAGGTGAAAAAAGGCTAGTTGAATGGACctacacagtgtgtgtgtgactatatatataaatatgtatatatgaatatatcacTATAAGTACACTATATTTGTACTATAGTGTTACATTCAAGATTGACTGAAAATACTAATATGGTAGTCTACTAAACAGATGCTTAAGTATCAAGTTCTGTAGTgtgtttttctccctccccttccttcccgcCTATTTTTCCAACTTTTACTCTtgtaaacaataacaaaaaaatttaatcatataATCCGAAGAAATAGACTTTACTTTGTTCTCTTCAAAACAGAGATGATTGGGGGGTACAGGGCTCTacaagtgagaaaagaaaaacgattttaccatctggcccaggacagAGATATGAGGTGCCCTGAGCAGGTTCTGTTGCTGCTGCTCGGACCCCAGGCCTTCGGTGCCTCCAGAGGGGACATCTCAGTTCTCCAGCTCCCCTGCTGCCAAGAGCCTGGCCAGGATCAGAGAAAGGGCCAGACTTTGAGAAACTTAATGGCTTGGCCCAAATCAAAAGCTACCCTGCATCTACTGACCAGCTAAGAACACAGGCAGCCAAGAAATGATGAAGTTCCTTAGGCCCTAATTGGGTTAAAAGTGTTCCGGGGTCTCTGCTGAAGAAATGATGGTGCTaatgtctcccctcttctctcccccttcctctctgaagGAGATCGGGCTGATGCTGGTCTAAATTTGAGCTTTGGCTCTTGAACCACCATTGTATCCGGAGAAAAGACAATATAGCTTTGGGATGAAAGACCGCCAGGTCCAAATCTTAACTGTGGGATCACAGGCAAGTTACTTTACTTCTAAAGCTCTAGAGTTTGTATATTTGTCAGATGAGAATAATAATTACTGTGTACAGAGGGCTTCTGTGAGGATTTATTAAGTGTTTAAAGTGCCGGCCACAGAGAGAAGATTCGGTTACTATGaatcccatctgcttctcctagTACACACCCTGATCAATGCTCCAAAGCCCTTCAGGCCAAGGTGGGTCTCGGGCAGCGGAGTACAATCTGAAGCAAGGAGATTGTGCAGCTGTGGAAGCACCCTCATGCCAACCCCCACCAGCACTGCagaagtaatttttatttgacaCTGGTCCTATATGTACCATAGGTTTGTATTCAACAGGACCACAGTTtaagaggagaaataaagaggaagaaaggcaaagttaataaatcattataaaaaagaatgtatgaaAGAATCTTAAAGACATACACTTTCACTGGGAGAAAAGAAGATTGAAAGTGAATCTAACAACTCTTCAAGACCATGCATACTAGGAGGACAATGGCTCTAGTTGCTAAGGccagaaaaaggaggaaagaggtgAATTTGCATTAGAGAGGTAGGAAGAAAGATTGAACTTGAGGCAATACTTGTATAGAAAATGATTATAAGAGACTAGGACAGATGAGCATGGAACCCCACAGGATTTCTCTTTGGGAACTCTGTCCAAACAGGGAGCTCCTGTTTGTCTGGGCTGGGAGAGGTACTGACCCGGCTGCatggtctgtctgtcccagaaGTCTGAGGACGAGACGGGGGTGGGAGCATTGCAGGGATAATTAATTCCTGAACCCTGAAAAACATAAGTTAGAACATTCTGAAAGCTACATTAGAGAGACGTAGAATCCAAACGCTAATATGAGAATAAATGGGGCCTGGGAAGGAAGTACAGACAAagcggggagggagggaaagaaataatCCATTTTGTTTCCAAGTGACACATGCCACTCCAGTCCTAAATTCCCTGtggtgagcctcagtttccttgggtTAAGCACTCTCTTCAGTGAGTCCCTTCCAATTCTGAAAATGTGTTCACAAAACTGATCTAGAGAAAATATGAGCACATCTGTGAGAAGCCACAACAGCCCGAAACCCAGGCTCTACTGGAGGAGTCAGTGTTGCACAGACAGAGGGCCAATACATCTGCTCTGGGTTCAGACCCCGCCCCACTGGACCCCTCCCTGCGCCTCACCAGGAGCAAGTTGCTTATCCTCTCTGAAattcaaagtttttatttgtaacatggggataataatagctcATTTGGGGTTGTGaggcttctttatttttcaggttgtgagtttaaattaaataatgcaaAGAGAATATCTGCTATAATAATATCTAATAGTTTCCATGTATTGGGCACATAAGTACCCACAAAATGGTACCTGTTGTATTAATATTCTTGGAATTAGAATTTTAAGCCTTTTCATTTCTCATCCTTTTATTCTATTGCTATTGACTTTGTAAAATAGATTTCAACCAAATCATATGTAGTTTATTGTGAGGTTGTTTTTAACACACTCGCCTTTTGTTGAAATGAAACCTAATTCATTTAGCTTTTCTGAATGGCATAGTAACAAATACAAGCTATGTTTACTTCTCCCGCTGCCTCTGCGTGTTCTCTGTCCTTGTTAATTTGTAAAGAGAGTAATTGTTTAGCAGCCCcttatgctttctttctttcttttctctctctctttctgcattCTTGGCGAGCCTGTCTCTGAGATCTGCACTGCCCCTCGGTACTGTGGCCAGTCGaggtttctccttttttctgttgatATCACCATTTCGGCTGCACTTCTCTACGCCTTGGCCTACTACCCCTTTGCAATTTCATCTTGCTCCTGTTAACAGTATTTCCAACTCAAAAACCCCTACTGATTCTTCTAAGGATGAACGCCCCACTCCCAGCTTCACACCCGCCGGGCCGTGGGATGTGCACCGAGTTGATACAGAACTCAGCTCCTCTAAGCTGAGAGGGCGAGTCTTCTGGGCCAGGGTGGGGCCCCAGGTTACTAGCGGCCTCCTGCCTTTTGGGTTGACTTCCCCGCAGGGGACACCGTAGGCGGCTGTGCGGTCCCGCCACTGCCCCCCGCCCCTCGCGTCCGGCCGCGCCGTGGGTTGCGGTCGCTGTGGGGGTGGCAGCTCCTGCCCGGGAGGTTTGTGCCTGGCGGGGCACCCCGGAGCCGCGGGGAGCCCAGAGGCGCGGCCAAGGCGGGGTGGGGCGCGTCCGGGCGGGGAGGGCGAGCTCGGGCGGTGCAGGGGGCGCCGAGGGCAGCGGGCGGGCGGACTGGCGGCGCAGGAGCGCGCGGGCCGAGGGCTGGCTGGTGCCGGGGGCCGCCCGCCCGAGGGGGAGGAGGCTGGGCTGCCCTTGCTGCAGGTTCGCTGTCGAGCACACAGGAGGCAGGGACATGGGCAGGGTGCGGTCTGCGCGGGGCCCGAGCCCGGATCTCTTCCATTTCCCCTCTCACTCGGCCCCGGGCTGCGCCGCAGACGGCAGCAGCTCCCGCTCCACCCGAGTCGCCTGACCGCCGGGCCGGGGTGCTAACCGCGGGGCCCGCCAACCCGCCGGCccggccagcccagcccagcccggcGGCCCGCAGCCCCGCCATCCGCcgccccccgccgccgccgcgtTGCCAAAACAAACGGGCCGGCCTATTTATTGGCGGCGGGCGAGCCGGGCAGCTCAGAGTCGAGGCGCCGAGGGGGACAGCGCGccgccaccagccagggccccgggCCCCCACCGCGCACCTGAGCCCCGCCGGCCCCGCGCCAGGCTGCGCAGCCCATGGCGCCCCCGCCCGGAGCCCCCCGGAGCCACCCCGCCGCTTGAGCCCCCGCAGGGCCCGGGTCGACTCGCCCACCCATCAGCCCACCAAGCGCCCTCGCCCGCTGCTCTCCCGGGCTCCCGGCCATGTCTCCCGCCCGGCTCCGGCCCCGACTGCGGTTCtgcctgctcctgctgctgctgctgctgctgctggtgccgGCGGCCGGGGGCTGCGGGCCGGGCCGGGTGGTGGGCAGCCGGCGGCGGCCGCCGCGCAAGCTCGTGCCCCTCGCCTATAAGCAGTTCAGCCCCAACGTGCCCGAGAAGACCCTGGGCGCCAGCGGGCGCTATGAAGGCAAGATCGCGCGCAGCTCGGAGCGCTTCAAGGAGCTCACCCCCAACTACAACCCCGACATCATCTTCAAGGACGAGGAGAACACGGGCGCCGACCGCCTCATGACCCAGGTGAGCGCGACCCGCCCTCCCGGGCGCCGCCGCCGAAGCACCGCCACCTGCCCGGCCCTACCCGCCCCCCTGGCACCTTTTCGCGACTGGCTGGCCCGCCCCCTGGCACCTGCCCCTCTCGCCCAGCCCAGCTGCCTCGTGTCCAAGACGGGAAAGCCGGGGGTCCCGGCGGGAGCGTCGGCAGCTCCGAGCCCGCCGATGGCTGTGAGAAGAGCTCCCGCTGCCGAGCGCCGCAGCCCGGGTTGCCCGCGGCCCCCCTGCCCTGGAGCGCTGGCCGCTCCGGCCAAACACGGTCCCCGGAGGCACCTCGGACCGCTGCCTCCTGCGCCTCCAGGACCCACCCGGTCCTTCCAGGCCTAGCCCGCCGCCCCGCTGCGCTTCTTTCATTTAGAAGCCACTGGGCACCCCCAGGAGAAGACGCTCCAGGCGCAGGGGACCCCGCGGACTTTCTTCCACGCGCTCTTGGTTTGATGCGCTGCCCCCTCCTGGAGCGGCGTCCCGGTGGGGTCTGGGGTTAAGGGACAGCGAGGAAGGTGGGTGTGGGAAAGAGAACTTGTCGGGGAGCCCACGTGTCTGCCCAGAGAGCCGAGCCGCTCAGCTGCGGTTGAAGGGTAGGGGATCGAACCCGGGCAGTCGCTGGGCTTGGTGGCTGAACTTGACGGCGGGGACGGGCTGGGTTGGAAGGGAGGGGCTCGGGTGCCGGGGAGAGAGGGAGCAGAGCTGAAGCTATAGCCCCTGCGTGCTCGGACCGCGCTCAACACCGGCGCTGGGGTGCTGGTAGGGCGGTGAGGGCTTTGGGGGTGAGGGCGGAGGCACACACTTTCTTCCCTGCAACCCGGTCCTCGGAGAAAGAGACCTCAGTCCCCCTCCGCAGCGGCCTCCCGGGCTTCCCCCGCGAGAAGACAGCGCACGCTCTGAGTGCTGTAGGAAAAGCAGCTAGACCACGGCTTCCAGCATGCGCGCTGGCGCCGGGGCCGGCCGGCCAGTGTCGGGGCGAAGGTTGGCCGGGgtccgggccgggccgggcgcaCAGGAATGCAGATAAGGATCCGGGCCGCGGGCTGGGCAATCATTGACAGCGCGCGCCCCGCTCCGGGCCCgagctgggggtggagggggagaggggcgggGAGCAGGGGCCGCCCGCGgacacagggggggggggggcctggaagCTCGGCGGCTGGAGAGCACGCGGAACTCCCTCCCGGGGCAGCGAGCGTCCCGGCTGTGCTGCTCACCGGGGAAGGCGGCAGGCCTTGGGCTGTGACCGCTGTTGGCTCCGGGGAGACCGAGTCCAAGGGTCTGTGGGGCCGGGCTCTGCGGAGCAGGGGTAGGTTGAGACACGGGCTGCCCACGCCTGGCGGCACCTCGAACTTCAAAGTCACGGGCTGTGGACGGGCCCTCTCTCTTGCCGGCCCCTCCCGCCAGCCAGCGGCGGGGTCCCCTGGACTGCAGGCCCGCGAGGAGTCAGCACCGACAGCTGATCTTTTCCGTCCGTCCCCGGGGGCGCGGTTCTAACTCTCACCCTATGTGAGGCAGGCGTGGAGCCGACTCCCTGAGATTAGAGGCACCGTTTCGGGTCTCTTTCCGGCTGAGAGTTTCTCAAAGGTGCAGAGGGCTCTGGGCCCGGGACGTTGCCTAATTATCAACCTTGCAGAGAGCCTTGTAGCGGGAGACGCTCGGCGTCGCCCTGCATCGCGCCAGGCACTAGCTTTTGCACCAACTTCTGGTTCCAAGGATGCCGTAGTTCAGGCAGGGGTGCGGGCAGGTTTTGGACATAAGAGGGTCCCAGCAGGAGCGCTTTGTGGCTCCCGGGAGACCCAGGCAGGTCCGCGACTcccttccaccccccccccccacacacacacacgctccggGGGCTCCGCACCTGACGCGCCTCCAGGGCTCGTGTCCCGGGCTCAGCCCTGAGGCTACGCTGACACCTGCTGGGCGTCGTCGGCCTTGCACGCCCCGGAGGCCAGCCGCAGGCGGTCGGCTCCGCTCCCGCCCCGCCGGGTAGTGAGTCGGCCCTGGTCTCGGTGCCCCGGTGAGAcagggcctgggcgctgggaagtTGTAGCCCGGTCTGTGGAGGACGCGGTACCCAGAGAGGGTCAGAAAGAACCCAGAAGGGAGAAGCCACTTATCAGAAAAAGGAGCCCCCAGAGTGTACGGCCGGCCAGCCGTGCCCTCCAGGTCTGTGGCGTCGCGGTGCGGTCCAGGTGCCTGGGGCGGCCCGATGCTGTAACGGAAGGAACCAGGTTAAGGCTCCGTATTTCTAAGAGCGAGGGAGAGAGCAACTCCCCCGGTTTCCCAGCGCAGGCGAGCGCTCCGGAGGACCGCGGCTGCGCCTCCCCTGCGCGCGGGCCAGTGCCGCCCCGAACGCTGTGCTTCCCTCCCGCAGCGCTGCAAAGACCGCCTGAACTCCCTGGCCATCTCGGTGATGAACCAGTGGCCAGGCGTGAAGCTGCGAGTGACCGAGGGCTGGGACGAGGACGGCCACCACTCGGAGGAGTCGCTGCACTACGAGGGCCGTGCTGTCGACATCACCACGTCCGACCGCGATCGCAACAAGTACGGGCTGCTGGCGCGCTTGGCGGTGGAGGCCGGCTTCGACTGGGTGTATTACGAGTCCAAGGCTCACGTGCATTGCTCCGTCAAGTCCGGTGAGCCGCTGCCGGGGGACTGGGCCCGGGGCCGGGGCCGCAGGGCGTGGGCAGGCGGAGCAGGGCCCGCCGGGGCCGAGAAGGCGAAGAGACCCGCCCGGGGATGGAGGCGGGAACCCCGGGAAAGAGGACGTCGGCGGCGCTCCCCGCTTCTGCTCGTGACCTCCTGCCCTTCCCGTGCATGGTAGTGTCAGTGGCGGGAGCCTAGGGAGACAGGGCTCTGTTCCCGCGCTGCTGGGTGCCGACCGTGAGGCCCACAGTGCAGAGCCTGCCGCAGGAGGTCACGACAGAGCAAGCTGAACGGATGTGGAAGCCAGGCTGTGACAGAGACAGCCTCCCCACCCGGCACGGTGCAGAACGAGGCGGGTggtggggccaggggccaggtggGGCCCAGACACCGGGAAGTCTGACCAGGAACCAGGAGCCCAGAGGTTCAGAACCCACAACCCGGCTGCAGGTCAGGCCCTTTAGGGCACTATGTATGCTCGGCCCAGGGGGCGCAGGCGTCCCCAACCTCTCCCCCAAGGCCCTGAAACTGGGCGTTCTGGGGCAAAGCCAGCTATGAGGGCCAGAATAAACAAAGTGGACTCAATAAAGTGGATTTTCCCACGTTTGCCGCCTTGTTGATCCGAATTGGCAGGCATTGGGGCCTCACCCCTCTCTCAAATCTTGTCAATGTCCCTGTCACCCACACTGAACGCAGTCGCGGATGCTTCAAATGGTTCCTGTGTGGTGCCAGCCTGGCTCCACGGGGTGCAGGCTCAGCCCTCCAGGCTGGCACTGGGCAGTAGTCACACCTGCAGGTGCCCTTTTTACGGCTCCTGATCGCACTGGGTCCACAGTGATgaccccacctccaccctcccccttagAACTTCCTTGCCAACGGTACCTACTTCAAGTCACATCCGCCCTTCACCTGCAAACACTGGTCCAGTGACAGCTCCCAGAGTGGCCACTCTCATTCATTATTCCTGACCCCGAAACACTGTTCTCCATCCCACCCACTGATGCCCCTGTGTCCTGTTCCCGCACAAGGACACAGTGATTTTACTCCTGCCACTCACGGAGCCAGGCTTTCCTGGAGTCTGTAGTCACCCACGGCTGGCCTGTGGCCTGTCTCTCACTTTCATGTAGACTCCAAGGGCCAGCTCTGGCACAGAACTTGGGGTGTCAGTCAAAGAGGGCAGCTTTGGGGGAGTGTCTGATCAAGGGGTGAGAAATAACGGCACATTCAGACCCCAGAGGAGCTAAGCAACTCACCTTTTCCACAAGGCTGCAGCTCTCTGAGTATCAAGTCACAGCCGACCACTGCCTGGCTCgctgacctctgacctctctGGCTGCTTCACAACATTGTCAGCATTGAGATCAGATGAGGGGGTTTCATCTGGGCTTCAGGGTGACCCTTTCCTTCTCACTCACTGGAGCCACAATATGCTCCTCTTACTGGCAAAGAATTAGACTGGGGAAGAGGGCAGAGATCACACTGAAGGTTGGAATAGGTACAAGACCGCATGGGAATTGGGGGTAGGGGCCAAGATATGGTGATGGAGGCTGTCTGGGAGCAAAAGGATCCGGGCTGGGCTTGGGAAGGGGGCTGTGATTCAGAATCTGAGCTCTGCATCAGTAACACCTTCGTGTCCCTTCTTCCTACAGAGCACTCGGCGGCAGCCAAGACAGGTGGCTGCTTCCCTGCCGGAGCCCAGGTGCGCCTGGAGAGCGGGGCCCGTGTGGCTTTGTCGGCCGTGAGGCCCGGAGACCGGGTGCTGGCCATGGGGGAGGATGGGAACCCCACCTTCAGCGACGTGCTCATTTTCCTGGACCGTGAGCCGGATAAGCTGAGGGCCTTCCAGGTCATCGAGACCCAGGACCCCCCGAGACGCCTGGCGCTCACGCCTGCCCACCTGCTCTTCACCGCAGACAACCACACAGAGCCGGCAGCCCACTTCCGGGCCACATTTGCCAGCCAAGTGCAGCCTGGCCAGTATGTGCTGGTGGCAGGGGTGCCAGGGCTGCAGCCTGCCCGGGTGGCAGCTGTCTCCACACATATCGACCTGGGGGCCTATGCCCCGCTAACGAGGCACGGGACACTGGTGGTAGAGGATGTGGTGGCCTCCTGCTTTGCAGCCGTGGCTGACCACCGCCTGGCCCACTTGGCCTT
The sequence above is drawn from the Saccopteryx bilineata isolate mSacBil1 chromosome 5, mSacBil1_pri_phased_curated, whole genome shotgun sequence genome and encodes:
- the IHH gene encoding indian hedgehog protein, with protein sequence MSPARLRPRLRFCLLLLLLLLLLVPAAGGCGPGRVVGSRRRPPRKLVPLAYKQFSPNVPEKTLGASGRYEGKIARSSERFKELTPNYNPDIIFKDEENTGADRLMTQRCKDRLNSLAISVMNQWPGVKLRVTEGWDEDGHHSEESLHYEGRAVDITTSDRDRNKYGLLARLAVEAGFDWVYYESKAHVHCSVKSEHSAAAKTGGCFPAGAQVRLESGARVALSAVRPGDRVLAMGEDGNPTFSDVLIFLDREPDKLRAFQVIETQDPPRRLALTPAHLLFTADNHTEPAAHFRATFASQVQPGQYVLVAGVPGLQPARVAAVSTHIDLGAYAPLTRHGTLVVEDVVASCFAAVADHRLAHLAFWPLRLFHSLTWGSWTPGEGVHWYPQLLYRLGRLLLEESSFHSLGIAGPGS